One region of Kytococcus sedentarius DSM 20547 genomic DNA includes:
- a CDS encoding MaoC family dehydratase — MSTRASTPGIPSSGAATPAPSRRDLEVEHLDAVPSPVSLFGRAVRAKGRSSLGPDDLPARRLVVADAGWSTRELADYARLCGYSLGGPVPSTWLHVRTFGLQMKLMTATDFPLAVLGLVHIANRWRMHAPVAPDAEPTLSVWADGLASHPKGVLVTLAASAEVDGRVVWEGWSDYLARGARLEGAPGDAAGPSHGAVDAGALPERARWRLGADTGRRYAGVAGDANPIHLSKLTAKAFGFKRAIAHGMYTAARAVAALGPRVPEVHEIEVQFGKPLFLPSTVALRTSSTTPGDLAAAAGGTPGGTGRAGARPVQIAVTAKDPSIVHMTGVVSPLG; from the coding sequence ATGTCGACCCGAGCCAGCACGCCCGGTATCCCGTCGTCCGGGGCTGCCACCCCCGCACCCTCCCGTCGCGATCTCGAGGTCGAGCACCTGGACGCGGTCCCCAGCCCGGTCTCCCTGTTCGGGCGGGCGGTCCGCGCGAAGGGCCGTTCGTCCCTCGGCCCCGACGACCTGCCGGCACGCCGCCTCGTGGTGGCCGATGCGGGGTGGTCCACCCGCGAGCTCGCCGACTACGCGCGCCTCTGCGGGTACTCGCTGGGCGGTCCGGTCCCCTCGACCTGGCTGCACGTGCGCACCTTCGGCCTGCAGATGAAGCTGATGACGGCCACGGACTTCCCGCTGGCCGTCCTGGGCCTGGTGCACATCGCCAACCGCTGGCGCATGCACGCCCCGGTCGCGCCCGATGCCGAACCCACCCTCTCGGTGTGGGCCGACGGGCTCGCGAGCCACCCCAAGGGGGTGCTCGTGACCCTCGCCGCCTCGGCGGAGGTCGACGGGCGCGTGGTGTGGGAGGGCTGGAGCGACTACCTGGCCCGTGGCGCGCGACTGGAGGGCGCGCCTGGTGACGCAGCCGGCCCGTCGCACGGGGCGGTCGATGCCGGGGCGTTGCCCGAGCGGGCCCGGTGGCGGCTTGGGGCCGACACCGGCCGGCGCTACGCCGGGGTGGCCGGCGACGCCAATCCCATCCACCTCTCGAAGCTCACAGCCAAGGCGTTCGGGTTCAAGCGCGCCATCGCGCACGGCATGTACACCGCCGCCCGTGCGGTGGCCGCGCTGGGACCCCGGGTGCCGGAGGTCCACGAGATCGAGGTGCAGTTCGGCAAGCCGCTGTTCCTGCCCTCGACCGTCGCCCTGCGGACCTCCTCGACGACCCCGGGCGACCTCGCGGCGGCCGCGGGCGGCACTCCGGGTGGCACCGGTCGCGCCGGCGCGCGGCCGGTGCAGATCGCCGTGACCGCGAAGGACCCCTCGATCGTGCACATGACCGGGGTGGTGAGCCCCCTGGGGTGA
- the rpmG gene encoding 50S ribosomal protein L33, protein MASKSADVRPKITLACTDCKERNYITKKNRRNNPDRLELKKFCARCQSHTAHRETR, encoded by the coding sequence ATGGCCAGCAAGAGCGCTGACGTCCGCCCGAAGATCACTCTGGCGTGCACGGACTGCAAGGAGCGCAACTACATCACCAAGAAGAACCGTCGGAACAACCCCGACCGTCTTGAGTTGAAGAAGTTCTGCGCGCGCTGCCAGTCCCACACCGCGCACCGCGAGACCCGCTGA